A region of Pyxidicoccus parkwaysis DNA encodes the following proteins:
- a CDS encoding Kelch repeat-containing protein — MNRIYLGCVLLLALTACQDGPNEPAPGTSEATHALTAAQSPLIITTNELPPGETGASYLVTLTARGGRGPLSWRRLSGPLPEGLTFSAQGTLSGTPVAEGRYVLLAEVTDGSQTARKALGLDIRSGLVLVTSALPEATEGITWLTAPATPVRLTASGGTSPLTFSATPLPAGLSLDAATGTFSGAPAPGSAGRTPVTVRVSDAAGRALARVLPLDTVVPRPIPRGGTASLPPRGSPLTDTLTVFTIDDQGRRLPGVGVRVRKNGQEYDPPRQALSDASGKVVFTGLGLDGATDTVDITANGWNLQNLTMAKVNAALVTLQPGDYPLPLPRTGFVSAVDPDSGRILVTGGYNALGTWGCIDNVAELEDANTNHWREPVLHGMPGIMPAPVYAAGAFARGTFVVFGGISCRDGRHLTETWEYTPATQTWSRWDLEGPQARMSPAMSSDGSGERVLLFGGLSPGGLGPLDDLWAYSPTTRTWEQRFPAGPRPQARHLAGATFDSLRGELVICGGAGRSSVALADCHAYSAQSNTWRALPSLPAARRNFGLAFHPASGELYAFGGEVAGQDRNDLLVLRDGAWVTLVPDGAPGSPPRLHGHALLADARTGQLLLAAGARQVDNSISREVWTFSPSTGQWTWRNGGAPPSGPVVRLSGRLSGGGVGSRVRALVSVTGRSGYRGTATVNLVAGAGTYEIADVPPGEALAISAFVSDRQTFPPAPLTYLDLGVVGPFTANTTLDFDFPPGPLPLVTTTVTFAIPEYWTEANGLSGGATRQHPGFPGAGNGVASEFDHENHSIQFQTFMLSPGATQLFSAGVWGTTPTSCESATFSLEGAPTQPLAVPAAASGLAPGVAECLGGEPPIVTQESWSLTPPEGARLLWVGVGAAEAPDDWVYLAPASHVPTAFQLPEPSTLAPSRPRPQGQRVSWYVEMAIFNTRAFDYDDFSFQWTSPDVWSSVQPFVYVRAQ; from the coding sequence ATGAACCGTATCTACCTGGGGTGTGTCCTGCTGCTCGCCTTGACGGCCTGCCAGGACGGCCCGAATGAGCCCGCGCCGGGCACGTCCGAAGCGACTCACGCGCTGACCGCAGCGCAGTCGCCACTCATCATCACCACGAACGAGCTGCCGCCAGGCGAGACCGGAGCCAGCTACCTCGTCACGCTGACCGCCAGGGGAGGCAGGGGACCGCTCTCCTGGAGGCGCCTCTCGGGGCCCCTGCCCGAGGGGCTGACCTTCTCCGCGCAGGGAACGCTCTCGGGCACTCCCGTGGCGGAAGGCCGGTACGTCCTCCTCGCGGAGGTGACGGACGGTTCCCAGACTGCCCGCAAGGCGCTGGGGCTCGACATCCGGTCCGGGCTCGTCCTCGTCACGAGCGCACTGCCGGAAGCCACCGAGGGCATCACCTGGCTCACCGCTCCCGCGACCCCGGTGCGGCTGACCGCCAGCGGAGGCACGTCGCCGCTCACCTTCAGCGCCACGCCCCTGCCCGCGGGCCTCTCGCTGGACGCGGCCACCGGTACCTTCTCCGGAGCCCCCGCACCCGGCAGCGCGGGTCGCACCCCGGTGACGGTGCGCGTCTCGGACGCCGCCGGCCGCGCCCTGGCGCGAGTCCTTCCACTGGACACCGTCGTCCCGCGCCCCATCCCCCGGGGCGGCACCGCGAGCCTTCCTCCCCGGGGAAGCCCGCTCACCGACACCCTCACCGTCTTCACCATCGACGACCAGGGGCGGCGGCTTCCAGGCGTGGGCGTCCGCGTGCGCAAGAATGGCCAGGAGTATGACCCGCCGAGGCAGGCCCTCTCCGATGCGTCCGGCAAGGTGGTCTTCACCGGGCTGGGGCTCGACGGCGCCACCGACACCGTGGACATCACTGCCAATGGTTGGAATCTCCAGAACCTGACGATGGCGAAGGTGAACGCCGCGCTGGTGACACTGCAGCCAGGCGACTACCCGCTGCCGCTGCCCCGCACGGGCTTCGTCTCCGCCGTCGACCCCGACTCCGGACGCATCCTGGTCACCGGCGGCTACAACGCGCTGGGCACCTGGGGCTGCATCGACAACGTGGCCGAGCTCGAGGACGCCAATACGAACCACTGGCGGGAACCGGTGCTCCACGGCATGCCGGGCATCATGCCTGCCCCTGTCTACGCCGCCGGGGCCTTCGCGCGCGGAACCTTCGTCGTCTTCGGAGGCATCTCGTGCAGGGACGGACGGCACCTCACCGAGACGTGGGAATACACCCCGGCCACGCAGACCTGGTCCCGCTGGGACCTCGAAGGTCCCCAGGCCCGGATGTCGCCGGCGATGAGCTCGGACGGCTCGGGCGAGCGCGTCCTCCTCTTCGGAGGCCTGTCGCCCGGCGGCCTGGGTCCGCTCGACGACCTCTGGGCGTACTCCCCCACCACCCGCACCTGGGAGCAGCGGTTCCCCGCCGGCCCCCGTCCCCAGGCCCGGCACCTCGCTGGCGCCACGTTCGACTCGCTCCGGGGCGAGCTGGTCATCTGCGGTGGCGCGGGCCGGAGCTCGGTGGCCCTCGCCGACTGCCACGCGTACTCCGCGCAGAGCAACACGTGGAGGGCGCTGCCCTCGCTGCCCGCGGCGCGCAGGAACTTCGGCCTGGCCTTCCACCCGGCCAGCGGCGAGCTGTATGCCTTCGGCGGCGAGGTCGCCGGGCAGGACCGCAACGACCTGCTGGTCCTCCGGGATGGGGCCTGGGTGACGCTGGTTCCGGATGGAGCGCCGGGCTCCCCTCCCCGGCTCCATGGCCACGCGCTGCTGGCGGATGCGCGGACCGGTCAGCTCCTCCTCGCGGCGGGAGCCCGCCAGGTCGACAACAGCATCAGCAGAGAGGTCTGGACGTTCTCTCCCTCCACGGGACAGTGGACCTGGCGCAATGGAGGAGCGCCTCCGTCCGGTCCCGTCGTGCGGCTGTCGGGGAGGCTGTCCGGAGGCGGGGTGGGCTCACGCGTCCGGGCCCTCGTGAGCGTCACGGGGCGCTCCGGCTACCGGGGCACTGCCACCGTGAACCTGGTGGCTGGCGCGGGCACCTATGAAATCGCGGACGTGCCTCCCGGGGAGGCGCTGGCGATCAGCGCCTTCGTCTCGGACCGGCAGACGTTCCCCCCAGCGCCCCTGACCTACCTGGACCTGGGCGTGGTGGGCCCCTTCACGGCCAACACGACGCTGGACTTCGACTTCCCGCCCGGACCGCTGCCCCTCGTCACCACCACGGTCACCTTCGCGATTCCCGAGTACTGGACGGAAGCCAACGGGCTGTCCGGCGGTGCGACGCGGCAGCACCCCGGGTTCCCCGGGGCGGGCAATGGCGTCGCCAGCGAGTTCGACCATGAGAACCACAGCATCCAGTTCCAGACCTTCATGCTGTCGCCCGGAGCGACCCAGCTCTTCAGCGCCGGCGTGTGGGGGACGACACCGACGTCGTGCGAGTCCGCCACGTTCTCCCTGGAAGGCGCGCCCACCCAGCCCCTTGCCGTCCCTGCCGCGGCCTCGGGACTGGCGCCGGGCGTCGCGGAGTGCCTGGGCGGCGAACCGCCGATCGTCACCCAGGAGTCGTGGTCACTCACCCCGCCCGAGGGCGCGCGACTGCTGTGGGTGGGCGTGGGCGCCGCGGAGGCGCCGGATGACTGGGTGTACCTCGCGCCCGCGAGCCACGTGCCGACGGCGTTCCAGCTCCCGGAGCCGAGCACCCTCGCACCGTCGCGGCCCCGGCCCCAGGGACAGCGCGTGTCCTGGTACGTGGAGATGGCCATCTTCAACACCCGCGCCTTCGACTACGACGACTTCTCCTTCCAGTGGACGAGCCCGGACGTGTGGTCGTCGGTGCAGCCCTTCGTGTACGTGCGCGCGCAGTGA
- a CDS encoding TolB family protein, with protein sequence MPTLRSSMKAAVPALLAVLLLALPAQARGPSVVEEKGRIVLVEANGKRRPLTSSAQDSQPRLSPDGKAVVFVRDVSGKKVESATGEVEANEVWWVDTAGGKPRRLVASAASDDPKTFLGALQDPQFSPDGKSVFFLSAAWATSGAVHKVDVATGKEQFVTPGNSLEVILRGEHQGKLIVQQHKYFLGGGSYDWFWLLEPDGKQVGPIGDDVSRFRELYLQEPASP encoded by the coding sequence ATGCCCACCCTTCGCTCCTCGATGAAGGCCGCCGTTCCGGCGCTGCTGGCCGTCCTGCTGCTCGCCTTGCCCGCTCAGGCGCGCGGGCCATCGGTGGTGGAGGAGAAGGGCAGAATCGTGCTCGTGGAGGCCAACGGGAAGAGGCGCCCGCTGACCTCCTCGGCGCAGGACTCGCAGCCGCGCCTCTCTCCGGATGGCAAGGCCGTCGTCTTCGTCCGCGATGTCTCCGGCAAGAAGGTGGAGTCCGCCACGGGCGAGGTTGAGGCCAATGAGGTCTGGTGGGTGGACACCGCGGGCGGCAAGCCCAGGCGGCTCGTTGCCTCCGCCGCGAGCGATGACCCGAAGACGTTCCTCGGAGCCCTCCAGGATCCCCAGTTCTCTCCAGATGGGAAGTCGGTCTTCTTCCTGAGCGCGGCCTGGGCGACCTCGGGCGCCGTGCACAAGGTGGACGTGGCCACGGGCAAGGAGCAGTTCGTCACGCCGGGCAACAGCTTGGAGGTCATCCTCCGCGGCGAGCACCAGGGCAAGCTCATCGTCCAGCAGCACAAGTACTTCCTGGGCGGCGGCAGCTACGACTGGTTCTGGCTGCTGGAGCCCGATGGGAAGCAGGTCGGCCCCATCGGCGACGACGTGAGCCGCTTCCGGGAGCTGTACCTCCAGGAGCCGGCCTCGCCGTGA
- a CDS encoding cytochrome-c peroxidase, whose product MTVRPYVGAVLGSLVVGVTGCGEAGSPPQEGRLGTAARALEEGIPRVQNPPPASDLSNLPGDLRAIAVPKPPNLGDFVKDEQAAIALGKALFWDMQVGSDGKTACASCHFRAGADPRSKNQLSPGLKHTPGADLTFETGGPNHQLQDSDFPLTRLLVPGVRGALDAATDSNDVVSSQGVHWLAEGLDPQGFSLGFVKARRVEPRNTPTVINAVFNHRQFWDGRAENVFNGVNPLGTRDPDAKVFRADDPRNPVEVRVELVNSSLASQAVGPIVSDLEMAAPGRTPLDMSRALAKGSRKVAQRMEKVRPLALQRVDPTDSVLGSMSRWPKPGLDVPTYNALVKAAFHEVWWRSGRLIQVAPDGTKSVVRYADDDPATEEYTLLQYNFTLFFGIAIQMYEATLVSDDTPWDRFRREHPAATDPALNPWTNTAPTHISRQALFGAHLFNDRTRGPTNIRCSNCHESAELTDASVRRITAAANGPVRNRDGNIIDKGFNNIGVRPTSDDLGVGASDAFGPLSHAKRLFPGELPATFDGAAVSKGLGVEGAFKIPSLRNVALTAPYFHNGDARTLHEAVELYSRGGNVAPVLQTDGTLIEPLGVPALATEEVDAIVAWLESLTDERVLYRRAPFDHPQLFVPNGHPGDDTSLVDADGDGFADDALLEIPAVGAAGGAPLPGFLEGPFGLQASP is encoded by the coding sequence ATGACAGTCAGGCCGTACGTTGGAGCCGTGCTGGGGAGCCTCGTGGTGGGAGTCACGGGCTGTGGTGAGGCGGGAAGTCCGCCTCAGGAGGGGCGACTGGGAACGGCCGCCCGCGCGCTGGAGGAAGGCATTCCCCGCGTGCAGAACCCTCCTCCCGCGAGCGACTTGAGCAACCTGCCGGGAGACCTGCGCGCCATCGCCGTGCCGAAGCCGCCCAACCTCGGCGACTTCGTGAAGGACGAGCAGGCCGCGATTGCGCTGGGCAAGGCGCTCTTCTGGGACATGCAGGTGGGCAGCGACGGGAAGACGGCGTGCGCGAGCTGCCACTTCCGGGCCGGCGCGGACCCGCGCTCGAAGAACCAGCTCAGCCCGGGCCTCAAGCACACTCCGGGCGCGGACCTCACCTTCGAGACGGGTGGGCCGAACCACCAACTCCAGGACTCCGACTTCCCGCTGACGCGGCTGCTCGTCCCGGGCGTGCGCGGGGCGCTGGACGCGGCGACGGACAGCAACGACGTCGTCTCGTCGCAGGGCGTGCACTGGCTGGCGGAAGGCCTGGACCCGCAGGGCTTCAGCCTGGGCTTCGTGAAGGCGCGCCGGGTGGAGCCTCGCAACACCCCGACGGTCATCAACGCCGTCTTCAACCACCGCCAGTTCTGGGATGGCCGCGCGGAGAACGTCTTCAACGGGGTGAACCCCCTGGGCACGAGGGACCCGGACGCGAAGGTGTTCCGCGCGGATGACCCTCGCAACCCAGTGGAGGTGCGCGTCGAGCTGGTGAACTCGAGCCTCGCGTCCCAGGCCGTGGGCCCCATCGTGAGTGATTTGGAGATGGCGGCGCCCGGGCGCACCCCGCTGGACATGTCGCGTGCGCTCGCGAAGGGCTCGCGCAAGGTGGCCCAACGGATGGAGAAGGTCCGTCCGCTCGCGCTCCAGCGGGTGGACCCGACGGACAGCGTGCTGGGCTCCATGAGCCGCTGGCCGAAGCCGGGGCTCGACGTGCCGACCTACAACGCCCTGGTGAAGGCGGCCTTCCACGAGGTGTGGTGGCGCTCGGGGCGGCTCATCCAGGTGGCGCCGGATGGGACGAAGAGCGTCGTCCGGTACGCGGACGACGACCCGGCGACCGAGGAGTACACGCTGCTGCAGTACAACTTCACCCTCTTCTTCGGCATCGCCATCCAGATGTACGAGGCGACGCTCGTCTCGGACGACACGCCGTGGGACCGCTTCCGCCGCGAGCACCCGGCCGCGACGGACCCGGCCCTGAACCCGTGGACGAACACCGCCCCGACGCACATCAGCCGGCAGGCGCTCTTCGGTGCGCACCTCTTCAATGACCGCACGCGTGGGCCCACGAACATCCGCTGCTCGAACTGCCACGAGTCCGCCGAGCTGACCGACGCCTCCGTGCGCCGCATCACCGCCGCAGCGAACGGGCCGGTGCGCAACCGTGACGGCAACATCATCGACAAGGGCTTCAACAACATCGGCGTGCGTCCGACGTCGGATGACCTGGGCGTGGGCGCCAGCGACGCGTTCGGCCCGCTGTCACACGCGAAGCGCCTGTTCCCCGGCGAGCTGCCCGCCACCTTCGACGGCGCGGCCGTGTCCAAGGGCCTGGGCGTGGAGGGCGCGTTCAAGATTCCCTCGCTGCGCAACGTGGCCCTCACCGCACCGTACTTCCACAACGGCGACGCGCGCACGCTGCACGAGGCCGTGGAGCTCTACAGCCGCGGCGGCAACGTGGCGCCTGTCCTGCAGACGGATGGGACGCTCATCGAACCGCTCGGCGTCCCGGCACTGGCGACGGAGGAGGTCGACGCCATCGTCGCGTGGCTGGAGTCGCTCACCGACGAGCGGGTGCTCTACCGCCGCGCGCCGTTCGACCACCCGCAGCTCTTCGTGCCGAACGGCCACCCGGGAGACGACACGTCGCTCGTCGACGCGGACGGCGACGGCTTCGCGGATGACGCCCTGCTGGAGATTCCGGCGGTGGGCGCCGCCGGTGGGGCGCCGCTGCCGGGCTTCCTCGAGGGGCCATTCGGCTTGCAGGCCTCGCCGTAA
- a CDS encoding VOC family protein — MKASSAWYQTLLGLRSGGDPDHPHRLIYDRLLSGGTLVLQIHRWDAEEHPNLVGPDRAPHGHGVLLWFEVDDFDAAVDRARRLGARVIEEPHVNPAPQHREIWLQDPDGYVVVIASPDGEAGEA, encoded by the coding sequence GTGAAGGCAAGCAGCGCCTGGTACCAGACCTTGCTGGGATTGCGCTCAGGAGGCGATCCAGACCATCCCCATCGCCTCATCTATGACCGACTCCTGAGCGGGGGCACCCTGGTCCTCCAGATACACAGATGGGATGCCGAGGAGCACCCCAACCTGGTGGGGCCGGACCGGGCCCCGCATGGCCATGGCGTCCTTCTCTGGTTCGAAGTCGATGACTTCGATGCCGCCGTGGACCGTGCCAGACGTCTGGGCGCTCGGGTCATCGAAGAGCCGCACGTCAACCCGGCGCCGCAGCACCGGGAGATCTGGCTCCAGGACCCGGATGGCTATGTCGTCGTCATCGCCAGTCCAGACGGAGAGGCCGGCGAGGCGTGA
- a CDS encoding serine/threonine-protein kinase, whose translation MASDVFNPACLLPGTLIGPWRLLELRGRGSYGVVFRAVPDEAPEADAVALKLALHLEDARFAREAELLSRIRHPAVPRLLDHGHWQPRQTLSFPWLAMEWVDGISLYEWALAQRPSSRQVLQLLARLARALDATHSAGGLHRDVKGDNVLVRHSDAQPFLTDFGSGHYVGAATLTGPAFPPGTLAYRSPEAWRFIPRSGKIPAIPYSPRPADDLFALGVTAYRLITGKYPPVPNPEDEEAWLWLPEELARWTARVCNARCVPALSAVVSRMLSLRPEARGSAREVAEVLEQAARRAGREADVPLFTGEEPRPAGLFPRPQHVTVQRPPRPPRWPWLAAAGLGGALALSAGGLLSVSRSAAPTTSQLAEQEESRDGGTVAVGDTALTARVEPERAPSEWSPIAVDQPPKPLPGQQRPDAGGRCPGKMQVAFNGGCWTKQPVDLKDCGEWGGVEYRGACYTPAMPQPRPATSGPAERDNSP comes from the coding sequence ATGGCGTCTGACGTCTTCAATCCGGCATGCCTGCTCCCCGGGACTCTCATCGGCCCGTGGCGTCTGCTGGAGCTGCGCGGCAGGGGCTCCTATGGCGTCGTCTTTCGCGCCGTCCCCGACGAGGCGCCAGAAGCCGACGCCGTCGCCCTCAAGCTGGCCCTGCACCTCGAGGATGCGCGCTTCGCACGAGAGGCCGAGCTGCTCTCCCGCATCCGCCACCCCGCCGTCCCTCGCCTGCTGGACCATGGCCACTGGCAGCCCCGGCAGACGCTGTCCTTCCCCTGGCTCGCCATGGAGTGGGTGGATGGCATTTCGCTCTACGAGTGGGCCCTGGCTCAACGCCCCTCTTCCCGGCAGGTGCTTCAGCTTCTCGCGCGTCTGGCCCGTGCCCTGGACGCCACCCATTCGGCAGGCGGCCTCCACCGTGATGTGAAGGGCGACAACGTCCTTGTCCGCCACTCGGACGCTCAGCCCTTCCTCACGGACTTCGGCTCCGGACACTACGTGGGCGCAGCCACGCTCACCGGGCCGGCCTTTCCTCCTGGCACCCTCGCCTACCGCTCTCCCGAGGCGTGGCGCTTCATCCCCCGCTCCGGCAAGATTCCCGCCATCCCGTATTCACCCAGGCCCGCGGATGACCTCTTCGCCCTGGGGGTCACCGCCTACCGACTCATCACCGGGAAGTACCCACCGGTGCCCAACCCGGAGGATGAGGAGGCCTGGCTCTGGCTTCCCGAAGAGCTGGCGCGCTGGACGGCGCGAGTCTGCAACGCTCGCTGCGTTCCGGCGCTGAGCGCGGTGGTGTCCCGGATGCTCTCACTGCGCCCCGAAGCACGAGGCAGTGCGCGGGAGGTGGCCGAAGTGCTAGAGCAGGCTGCGCGCAGGGCGGGACGCGAGGCGGATGTGCCGCTCTTCACGGGAGAAGAGCCTCGGCCCGCGGGCCTCTTTCCGCGCCCCCAGCACGTCACGGTGCAGCGCCCTCCCCGCCCGCCCAGGTGGCCCTGGCTCGCGGCCGCTGGCCTCGGAGGTGCGCTGGCGCTGAGCGCCGGGGGGCTCTTGAGCGTGAGTCGCTCCGCGGCGCCCACGACGTCCCAACTCGCGGAGCAGGAAGAGTCCAGGGATGGCGGCACCGTGGCCGTCGGGGACACCGCGCTGACGGCGCGGGTAGAGCCAGAGCGAGCCCCCTCCGAGTGGTCACCCATCGCGGTAGATCAGCCACCGAAACCCCTCCCAGGGCAGCAGCGCCCGGACGCCGGTGGCCGCTGTCCCGGCAAGATGCAGGTGGCATTCAACGGTGGTTGTTGGACGAAGCAGCCCGTGGACCTGAAGGACTGTGGTGAATGGGGTGGCGTTGAATACAGAGGCGCGTGCTACACCCCCGCCATGCCTCAGCCACGCCCTGCAACCTCGGGTCCCGCAGAGCGAGACAACAGCCCATAG
- a CDS encoding DUF2652 domain-containing protein, which produces MAIQRSILLIADIGGYTRFMRTHRMSLAHAQEMVASLLEAVIDASRPLKLAKLEGDAAFLYSPVESDAQLTSVGSTVAGIRRAFLARQQEIATNRLCSCHGCVEVDSLNLKFVAHVGEVAFQKVKRHTELAGVDVILVHRMLKNEVPAREYLLMTDELLRNLEPTLGQSTRSLLHDFEGIGPTQTHYLDLAETAAALPPSPRKSLAVRWWERIVMNAKVLHYYLGLKEPCRDFHNVEKG; this is translated from the coding sequence ATGGCCATCCAGCGCTCCATCCTGCTCATCGCGGACATTGGTGGATACACCCGCTTCATGCGGACCCACCGCATGTCGCTCGCACACGCGCAGGAGATGGTGGCGTCTCTACTTGAGGCCGTCATCGACGCATCCAGGCCGCTCAAGCTGGCGAAGCTGGAGGGAGACGCCGCGTTCCTCTACAGCCCGGTTGAGAGCGACGCGCAGCTCACCTCCGTGGGAAGCACGGTGGCGGGCATCCGCCGCGCGTTCCTCGCTCGGCAGCAGGAGATTGCCACCAACCGGCTGTGCTCCTGCCATGGGTGCGTGGAGGTCGACAGCCTCAACCTCAAGTTCGTCGCCCACGTGGGAGAGGTCGCATTCCAGAAGGTGAAGCGCCACACGGAGCTGGCGGGCGTTGACGTCATCCTCGTGCACCGCATGCTGAAGAACGAGGTGCCGGCCCGGGAGTACCTGTTGATGACCGACGAGCTGCTGCGGAACCTGGAGCCAACCCTCGGCCAGTCCACCCGCTCCCTCCTTCACGACTTCGAAGGCATCGGCCCGACGCAGACACACTACCTCGACCTCGCGGAGACGGCCGCCGCCCTGCCGCCCTCCCCGCGCAAGAGCCTGGCTGTGCGCTGGTGGGAGCGCATCGTGATGAACGCGAAGGTGCTCCACTACTACCTTGGGTTGAAGGAACCCTGCCGGGACTTCCACAACGTCGAGAAGGGCTGA
- the sitA6 gene encoding SitA6 family polymorphic toxin lipoprotein, translating to MRLCLLLLVAALQACATTAAHSTATYDSATVWDAAGVNDDECESSDDDRCLVSACTPVGCGLYRCEDLAPGRIVRARGVSAVRPPADGQRNWGNAQALPGDALPVMTLQWYRDEELPSQKEFERRLDEWRKRPHERHHVFPQALADYFRDKGINVHDWVMVIDAGVHARLHREADRGPWNTEWKEWRKRTRWKARKHEHFESASYLIQKYNLWGLPVTYWQTLPPLPPP from the coding sequence ATGCGGCTTTGCCTACTGCTACTCGTTGCAGCGCTGCAGGCGTGCGCGACAACTGCGGCTCATTCCACTGCGACGTACGACTCCGCCACTGTGTGGGATGCAGCTGGCGTCAACGATGATGAGTGCGAAAGCTCCGACGATGACAGGTGCCTCGTCTCCGCATGCACGCCAGTCGGGTGCGGCCTCTATCGCTGCGAAGACCTCGCGCCGGGCCGAATCGTACGGGCTCGCGGAGTGTCTGCTGTGCGCCCGCCTGCGGATGGTCAGCGCAACTGGGGAAATGCTCAGGCTCTCCCTGGTGACGCACTGCCGGTAATGACCCTCCAGTGGTACCGCGACGAAGAGCTTCCCAGTCAAAAGGAGTTCGAGCGACGCCTCGACGAATGGCGGAAGCGACCGCACGAGCGACACCATGTCTTTCCCCAGGCCCTCGCGGACTACTTCCGAGACAAGGGCATCAACGTTCACGACTGGGTGATGGTCATCGACGCGGGCGTGCATGCGCGCCTGCACAGGGAAGCGGATAGAGGTCCCTGGAACACCGAGTGGAAGGAGTGGCGAAAGAGGACTCGATGGAAGGCCAGGAAGCACGAACACTTCGAGTCCGCCTCGTACCTCATCCAGAAGTACAACCTCTGGGGCCTCCCCGTCACCTACTGGCAGACCCTCCCTCCTCTTCCGCCCCCATGA
- the sitI6 gene encoding SitI6 family double-CXXCG motif immunity protein — translation MSRFYELTCGDTEGRWRATYRARRRWSLPGLENCPGCRATWSGGLAYPAVDLSELKEARELEKHRPEPFEEFSRLRELVRPYCPTGVLLEPGTAFGPLEGSARGKWGPFTLDMETLLVREDALQVLSELELRGIVPVWPHFRRPPSPRVAELQLLPRGRLHPDCLPPERSDPCAVCGRDDWHLPTHRWLDPASLPDDLDVFRLEDAPTLIVVSERFADALNRLEPSDVALAPLGTSRPPGVQPLERLPGNAAIIIRR, via the coding sequence ATGAGTCGATTCTACGAACTGACGTGCGGCGACACCGAAGGCCGCTGGCGCGCCACCTACCGCGCCAGACGTCGCTGGTCCCTTCCCGGACTGGAGAATTGCCCAGGTTGCCGCGCAACCTGGTCAGGCGGCCTCGCCTATCCAGCGGTGGACCTCTCCGAGCTGAAGGAGGCCAGAGAGTTGGAGAAGCACCGCCCGGAGCCGTTCGAGGAATTCTCGCGACTCCGCGAGCTGGTGCGCCCCTACTGCCCCACTGGCGTCCTACTGGAGCCAGGTACGGCTTTCGGCCCGCTGGAAGGCTCGGCGCGTGGCAAGTGGGGCCCATTCACCTTGGACATGGAAACCCTGCTGGTCCGTGAGGATGCCCTGCAGGTCCTCTCGGAGCTGGAGCTGCGCGGCATCGTACCCGTGTGGCCGCACTTCCGGCGCCCCCCTTCGCCCCGCGTTGCGGAGCTACAGCTGCTCCCACGGGGACGACTGCACCCCGACTGCCTGCCACCGGAACGGTCCGACCCGTGTGCCGTGTGCGGCCGGGACGACTGGCACTTGCCAACGCACCGCTGGCTGGACCCCGCATCGCTCCCCGACGACCTGGACGTGTTCAGGCTGGAGGACGCCCCCACCCTGATTGTCGTGAGTGAGCGGTTCGCGGATGCCTTGAACCGACTCGAGCCCAGCGACGTCGCGTTGGCACCGCTTGGGACGTCGAGACCTCCAGGTGTTCAGCCGCTCGAGCGACTGCCTGGCAACGCCGCAATCATCATTCGACGGTGA